The Bacillus mesophilus DNA segment TGACTGCTGTAAAAAATGAATATCGTATCTCAACACAGACAAACAAAAAAGGGCATAGATCCAGTTTAGAACTGACCCGCCCTTTAGTAGTGGTGTTTATAATATTACACTAATTCAATAATCACCATTGGTGCACCGTCTCCACGACGTGGTCCAAGTTTAAGGATACGTGTATATCCACCTTGACGTTCTGAGTAACGAGGTGCGATGTCACCGAATAGCTTTTGAATAGCATCTTGGTTTGTTTCTTCGTTCGCTACTTCATGACGGATGTAAGCAGCTGCTTGACGACGTGCATGTAAGTCTCCACGCTTACCTAATGTAATCATCTTCTCAACAACTGATTTCAATTCTTTAGCTCTCGCTTCAGTTGTCTCAATACGTTCATTGATAATTAGGTCAGTAGCTAGGTCACGAAGTAATGCTTTACGTTGAGCACTTGTGCGTCCTAATTTCTGATATGCCATCGGAAGTTCCCTCCTTTTGTTGAAATCTCTGTATCTATAGAAGAACGCTAGAAACCTAGCTCTTCAAATATAGGCAATAACTAGTATTTACTTTCGAAGCTAGAAAAGGCAGATTCCTAATTAGTCATCCTTACGAAGGCCTAGTCCTAATTCCTCAAGTTTATGTTTTACTTCCTCTAGTGACTTTCGTCCGAGGTTACGAACCTTCATCATATCTTCTTCAGTTTTATGTGCAAGCTCTTGTACGGTATTAATACCAGCACGTTTTAAACAATTATATGAACGAACTGATAAATCAAGTTCTTCAATTGTCATTTCAAGCACTTTTTCCTTTTGGTCCTCTTCTTTTTCTACCATGATTTCAGCATTTTGTGCTTCATCAGTCAGACCAACGAAGATATTAAGATGTTCGGTTAAAATTTTAGCACCAAGTGCGACTGCCTCTTTTGGACCAATGCTTCCATCTGTCCAAACATCAAGAGTCAATTTGTCAAAGTTGGAAACTTGACCTACACGTGTGTTCTCAACTTGATACGTAACACGCGAGACTGGTGTGTATATTGAATCAATTGGTATAACACCAATTGGCTGATCTTCTCTCTTGTTTAAATCAGCAGGTGTATAACCTCTACCACGTCTTGCTGTTAGACGCATACGAAGTGTAGCATCCTTTGCAAGTGTCGCGATATGAAGATCAGGATTTAAGATTTCTACATCACTATCATAAGTAATGTCAGCAGCAGTAACTGTTCCATCACCCTGCACATCGATCTCAAGAGTTTTTTCATCATCTGAATAGATCTTGAGAGCTAGTTTCTTAAGATTTAAGATAATCGTAGTAACATCCTCTACGACACCTTCAATAGTTGAGAACTCATGCTGAACGCCATCAATTTGAATAGCAGATACAGCAGCACCAGGTAGTGAGGATAATAGTATACGACGTAAGGAGTTACCCAAAGTTGTACCATATCCACGCTCAAGTGGTTCCACGACAAATTTACCATACTTGGCATCATCGCTGATTTCAACCGTTTCGATTTTTGGTTTCTCAATTTCGATCATTTATAAACCCTCCTCCAAAACGTCGAAACCCCGGCTAGACTGTAGTCTAACCGAAATTCCCCATTAGGCAGTTCCCGTTTTGTGCACAACAACTTGATCAATTGTTTTCTAATGAATCTATCTACAAAAATATTGTATCATATCCCATTATAGACAGGGTTTCAAAATCTATACAGAAAAAATTAAACGCGACGACGTTTTGGCGGACGGCAACCATTATGAGGTACTGGAGTTACGTCCCTAATCGCTGTTACTTCAAGACCTGCTGCTTGAAGAGCACGGATCGCTGCTTCACGACCTGCACCTGGTCCTTTAACAGTAACTTCTAAAGTTTTTAAACCATGTTCCATTGCAACTTTTGCAGCAGCTTCAGCAGCCATTTGAGAAGCGAATGGAGTTGATTTACGTGAACCTTTGAAGCCTAGTGCACCAGCACTTGACCAAGATAATGCATTTCCGTGTGAATCAGTAATAGTTACAATCGTGTTGTTAAATGTTGAACGGATATGTGCAATACCAGTTTCAATATTCTTTTTGACACGACGCTTACGTGTATTCGTTTTACGAGCCATCGATCATTTACCCTCCTTTACTATTTCTTTTTATTTGCTACAGTACGACGTGGACCCTTACGAGTACGTGCGTTATTTTTAGTATTTTGACCACGAACTGGTAAACTACGACGGTGACGTAAACCGCGGAATGAACCAATTTCGATTAGACGCTTAATGTTAAGAGAGATTTCACGACGAAGATCTCCTTCTACCTTTAAACGGTCAATAGCTTCACGGATTTTTCCTAATTCATCTTCTGTAAGATCACGAACACGAGTATCTTCAGAAACACCAGCTTCAGCAAGTACCTGCTGAGCAGTTGTTTTACCGATTCCAAAGATATAAGTTAAGGAAATTACAACACGCTTATCACGTGGAACATCAACACCTGCAATACGTGCCATTAGTGCACCTCCTTCAAATTAACCTTGTTTTTGCTTATGTTTTGGGTTTTCACAAATAACCATAACTTTACCTTTACGGCGAATAACTTTACATTTTTCGCAGATCGGCTTTACGGATGGTCTTACTTTCATCTTTTAAACCTCCTTAATAGTACGGAGTGCTGAGTGTATTTTATTTAAAGCGATACGTAATGCGACCACGGGTCAGATCATAAGGGGATAATTCAACTGTTACCTTATCACCTGGTAGGATACGAATAAAATGCATACGAATTTTTCCTGAAACATGAGCCAGAACAACGTGACCGTTTTCTAACTCTACTTTGAACATTGCATTTGGCAATGTATCAATGATGGTACCTTCTACTTCAATTACATCGTCTTTCGCCATCAATAAGCTCTCCCTTCTCCAAATCAGTAATCTGTTCATTGACAAACTTAGTGACTGCAAAGCGCAGCTTTCCATTTGTCACACGACCTGATTCACTTATACTGCTCTGAACTTCCGGAGAAACGTCTTCAAATAATTCAAGATGGTTGATATTCTTCTTTTTAGGTTTATCGTATTTTCGCTTATCACCATCAGCGATTAATACAAACCGTTCGTCCAGAATTCGTATTATAATAGCATACTGTCCTGCATCTCTGCCTTGTGTAATAGAGACAAACTGACCTATTCGTGGACTAGAATCAGAATCACTCATCCTTTACCACCTTCACTTAGGCTTGTTAAAACTTCATAACCGTCCTCTGTAATCGCAATAGTATGTTCGAAATGAGCACACCTTTTACCATCTACGGTTACAACAGTCCAGTCATCTTGTAATGTTTTTACATAACGGCTACCAGCATTCACCATCGGTTCAATAGCTAAAACCATTCCTGGCTTTAATCTGGGTCCTTTACCAGGAGGTCCAAAGTGCGGGATTTGAGGATCCTCATGTAACTCTTGACCAACACCGTGCCCCACATATTCCCGTACTACTGAGAAGCGGTTAGCTTCTACAAATACTTGAATCGCATGAGAGATATTAGTTAAGCGTACTCCCGGTTTAGCTTCCTTAAGTCCTAGATAAAGTGATTCCTCGGTTACATCTAATAGTCGCTGATCCTCTTCTGAAATGGTTCCTACACCGTAAGTCCATGCGGAATCACCGTGATAACCACTGTACTTCGCACCAATATCAATGCTAATGATATCACCATCTCGTAACACTGTATCACTAGGAATCCCATGAACGAGTGCTTCATTCACAGATGCACATATGCTACCAGGAAAACCACTATAGCCTTTGAAAGAAGGGATTGCATCATATTGACGAATCACTTTCTCAGCAATAGAATCTAGTTCATTTGTAGTTATTCCAGGTTGAATATGCTTTTTTAATTCTTGGTGAGTTAATGCTACAATACGGCCTGCTTCACGCATTATATCAATCTCGCGAGGGGTTTTACAAATAATCATTTGCTAATTCCCTCAAGGTACCCATTTATATCTGCAAAGACATCATGAATGTCTTGTTGGCCATTGATTGTACGCAGGTAACCTTTGCCTTGATAGAAATCTAGTAAAGGCTTCATCTGCTTTGTATTAACATCAAGACGATTGCCAACTGTTTCAGCATTATCGTCATCACGTTGATACAACTCACCTCCACACTTATCACAAACACCCTCAACTGCTGGTGGATTGAATTCTAAGTGGTAAGTTGATCCACAGTTCTTGCAAATTCTTCTACCTGTTAGGCGATCCATTAAAAGACCTTGATCTACATGAATGTGAAGCACATAATCTAACGTACGTTCTAATTGGTTTAATAAGTCTTCTAGCGCCTCTGCTTGAGCCACTGTACGTGGGAAACCATCTAAAAGAAAACCCTTCTTACAATCATCTTTGCCTAAGCGCTCACGAACAATACCTATTGTTACTTCATCTGGTACTAGCTGTCCCTGATCCATAAATGACTTTGCTTTTAATCCTAATTCAGTTCCTTCTTTAATAGCAGTTCGGAACATATCCCCCGTAGAAATATGAGGAATATGATATTGTTCTACTATCTGTTCGGCTTGAGTGCCTTTTCCGGCACCAGGCAAACCCATTAGTATTAAATTCATTTACATTTCCCCCTCAGTCAATATAAGGCAGTGGGAACATATCCCACTCCTACTGCTTTATAAAGCCTTTATAATTCCTTTTCACAAGCTGGCTTTCTAGCCCCTTCATTGTCTCAAGTGCAACACCTACGACAATTAGTAAACTAGTTCCACCAATTTGCGCTGAAGGTGGTAAATTTGCAAAGTTAATAAAGAATACAGGTAGAACAGATATTACTGCCAAGAATAGTGAGCCTACGAATATAAGACGATATAAAATCCTAGTTAAATACTCTTGTGTACTTCTTCCTGGACGAATACCAGGTATATATCCACCTTGCTTTTTCAGATTATCAGACATCTGTTCAGGATTTACTTGTACAAATGTGTAGAAATAAGAGAAAGCAATAATTAGTGCAACATAAATGATCATTCCAACAGGTTGTGTATAATCAAATGTCTTAGTAATCCAAGATGTCACATCATTTGTTCCGAAAAACGATGCAATCGTTGGTGGAGTAATGATAAATGAAACAGCAAAGATTACTGGGATAACACCTGCTGCATTAACTTTCAAAGGAATATGCGAAGATTGTCCTCCAACCGGACTGTTCCCAACCAGTTTTTTTGCATACTGGACAGGAATCTTACGAATTGCCTGTTGAATAAAGATAACACCTACTATGATCGCTAGTACTGCAATTAACAAGATAACAACTGTTACTATATTAAGGAATAGCTGCTCTCCTGGATTTTCAAACTGTTGTGCATAAATCTGGTTTACTGTTGTTGGAATAGCAGCAACAATTCCTGCAAAAATCAATATTGAAATCCCATTTCCTACCCCTTTAGCTGTGATTTGCTCACCAAGCCACATTAAAAAGGCAGTTCCTGCTGTTAATACAGTTGCTATAAATAGATAGGTTAGCACACTTGGATTCTCAATTAACTGGCCGCCTGCTAGATTATTAAATCCAATTGACATACCGATTGCTTGAATAAAACCAAGTACAATTGTACCATAGCGGGTAAACTGAGCTAGCTTACGGCGCCCAACTTCTCCTTGCTTTGACCATTCAGTAAACTTAGGTACAACATCCATCTGTAGTAGTTGTACAATGATGGATGCTGTAATATAAGGCATGATACCCATAGCAAGGATCGAGAAGTTTTGTAGAGCCCCTCCACCAAATGTATTTAGAATTCCAAATACATTTAACTCATCCTGAATCTTTAATACTTCTGCTCTAACTCCTGGAACCGGGATAAACGTACCGATTCGGAATATGATTAGCATTAGTAATGTGAAAATAATTTTAGAACGAATATCGCTCACGCGCATAAAATTGGAGATTGTCTGGAACATTAAACCACCTCAGTTTTACCGCCAGCCGCCTCAATCGCTTCCTGTGCAGAAGAAGAGAATTTATGAGCCTTAACAGTAAGTTTCTTTTCTAGCTTTCCTTTTCCAAGGATTTTTACGCCAGCAGTATACTTGCTGATTACACCAGTTTCTAATAATAGTTCTGGAGTAACTTCAGTTCCTTCTTCAAATCGATTAAGAGTATCTAAGTTAACGATCGTAAACTCTTTACGATGGATGTTTGTAAATCCACGCTTTGGTAGACGTTGGAATAATGGTGTTTGACCACCTTCAAATCCTGGACGAACTCCTCCACCAGAACGAGCATTTTGTCCTTTATGACCTTTACCGGAAGTCTTACCTTGACCAGTACCGATACCACGTCCTAGACGTTTACGTTCCTTACGAGACCCCTCAGTTGGTTTTAATTCATGAAGTTTCATTTTGGGCACCTCCTTATTATAGCAATTTTATATAATTATTGTTCTTTTACAGTAACAAGGTGAGATACTTTGTTAATCATTCCGCGAATCGCAGCATTATCTTCGTGTACCACTGTTTGATGCATTTTATTTAGACCTAGTGTCTTAACAGTAACACGTTGATTCTCTGGACGACCAATTACACTGCGAGTGAGGGTAATTTCTAATTTGTTTGCCATGATAATTCCCTCCTTATCCTAACAGTTCTTCTACCGTTTTACCACGTAGCTTTGCAACATCCTCGGCACGCTTAAGGTCTTTTAAACCATTAATAGTAGCACGAACCATATTGATCGGTGTATTTGTACCTAAAGATTTAGATAGAATGTCACCAACACCAGCTAATTCTAATACCGCACGAACAGGACCACCAGCGATAACCCCAGTACCCTCAGAAGCAGGCTTCAATAAAATGTTACCAGCTCCGAATTGTCCGATTACTTGGTGTGGTATTGTAGTACCAACCATTGGTACAGTTACTAAGTTTTTCTTTGCATCTTCGATAGCCTTACGGATAGCATCTGGCACCTCTTGCGCTTTACCAGTACCAAATCCAACATGACCATTCTTATCACCTACAACCACAAGAGCAGCAAAGCGGAAACGACGTCCACCTTTAACAACCTTTGCTACACGGTTTACGGCAACTACACGTTCTTCAAGTTCCAATTTGTTTGGATCAATGCGACGCATGTATGTCCCTCCTTTATTTTAGAATTCAAGACCTGCTTCACGAGCAGCATCTGCTAAAGCTTTAACACGTCCGTGGTATAAGTATCCACCGCGGTCAAATACTATTGAGCTAACTCCCTTTTCTTTCGCACGCTTTGCAACAAGCTCACCTACTGCTTTAGCTGCTTCAGTATTACCAGTTGAGCTTACAGAAAGCTCTTTATCTAAAGTAGATGCACTTGCAATTGTTACAGAGTTAGTGTCGTCAATAACTTGTGCATATATATGTTGATTAGAACGGAACACATTTAAACGTGGGCGCTGAGCCGTACCTGTTAACTTAGAACGCACTCGAGCATGACGCTTCTTACGTGTTGAATTTTTATCTGGTTTCGTAATCATTCAGGTCACTCCTTTCTCTTACCTATTGATAATTACTTCGCAGTCTTACCTTCCTTACGACGTACAAATTCACCTTCATAGCGAATACCTTTACCTTTATAAGGCTCTGGTGGACGAACGTCACGGATGTTAGCTGCTAACGCACCTACGCGCTCCTTATCAATACCTGAGATTTTAATTTTTGTGTTTGCAGGAACTTCAATATCAATTCCTTGTTCTGGTGTAATCTCAACAGGATGAGAGTAACCTACGTTTAATACAAGCTTATTACCTTGCTTTGAAGCACGGTAACCAACCCCGATTAATTCAAGGCCTCTTTCATAACCTTTAGTTACACCCTCTACCATGTTACCAAGCAAACTAGCTGTAGTACCATGAAGAGATCTATGTTCTTTGTTATCAGAAGGACGTACTACTGTTAACACGTTATCTTCAAGTTTAATTTCCATATCTGGGTGGAACGAACGAGTTAATTCACCCTTAGGTCCCTTAATTGTTACTGTGTTGTTGTTATTAGTAACAGTAACGCCAGCTGGAATCTCAATTGGTTTTTTACCGATACGAGACATTCTTTTTCACCTCTCTTTTCTTACAAGTGATTACCAAACGTATGCAAGTACTTCTCCGCCTACTTGCTTTTGGCGAGCTTCCTTATCAGTGATAACACCGTTAGAAGTCGAAACGATTGCAATACCAAGTCCGTTAAGTACACGTGGTACCTCATCAGCTTTAGCATATACACGTAAACCTGGCTTACTGATTTTCTTTAGTCCAGTAATAACACGCTCGTTATTTGCACCGTACTTTAGGAAAATACGTAAAATACCTTGTTTGTTATCTTCTACGAATTCAACATCACGAACGAAACCTTCACGCTTTAAAATTTCAGCGATTTCTCTCTTCAATTTTGATGCAGGGATTTCTAATTTCTCGTGACGAACCATGTTCGCATTACGAATGCGAGTAAGCATATCTGCAATTGGATCTGTCATGACCATTGAATTTTACCTCCTTCCCAACCTTTGAGTATTACCAACTAGCTTTCTTTACACCTGGAATTTGCCCCTTATAAGCGAGCTCTCGGAAACAAATACGGCAAAGTTTAAATTTACGTAGAACAGAGTGTGGACGTCCGCAACGTTCGCAGCGTGTGTACTCTTGAACCTGAAATTTTTGTTTGCGTTTTTGCTTTGCAATCATCGATTTTTTAGCCACAGTTTCGCCTCCTCTTCATTAGTTGGCATCTATTACTTTTGGAACGGCATTCCAAATTGAGTTAGTAGTTCACGAGCTTCTTCATCTGTATTAGCAGTAGTAACGATAACAATGTCCATTCCTCTTACTTTAGATACTTTATCGTAATCAATTTCAGGGAAGATTAATTGTTCTTTAACACCTAAAGTGTAGTTTCCACGGCCATCAAATGATTTCTTAGAAACTCCACGGAAGTCACGTACACGTGGTAATGATACAGAGACTAATTTATCAAGGAATTGATACATTTTCTCTCCACGAAGTGTAACCTTAGTACCGATTGGCATACCTTCACGTAAACGGAATCCAGCGATAGATTTCTTTGCCTTTGTAACAACTGGCTTTTGACCAGTAATTGTTGTTAATTCTTCAACAGCTGTATCTAGTGCCTTTGCATTTGCAACAGCATCACCAACACCCATGTTGATTACGATCTTTTCAAGCTTTGGAACCTGCATAACCGAGTTATAGTTGAACTTACTCATTAGAGCAGGAGTAATTTCTTTGTTAAATTTATCTTTTAGGCGGTTCATTCCATTGACCTCCTTTCACACATTATTTATCTAAAGATTGACCTGATTTTTTTGCAACACGCACTTTTTTGCCATCAACTAATTGATAACCAACTCTAGTTGGCTCACCGCTTTTTGGATCTAACGGCATAACATTAGATACATGAATCGCTGCCTCTCGACTAATGATACCGCCTTGAGGGTTTGCTTGTGATGGTTTAGAGTGTTTCTTAACCACATTTACTCCTTCAACAAGGACGCGGTTCATTTTTGGAAAAGATTCAAGGATAACACCTTGCTTGCCTTTGTCTTTTCCGGAGATAACCTGTACTTTATCGCCTTTTTTCACATGCATCGATCGTGCACCTCCTCTTACAAGGCATTCTTATTTTTTAAAACGTTTATATTATAGAACTTCAGGAGCTAAAGAAACAATCTTCATGAAGTTGTTGTCACGTAGTTCACGTGCAACTGGTCCAAAGATACGCGTACCACGAGGACTCTTATCATCACGGATAATTACGCAAGCATTTTCATCAAAACGAATGTATGAACCATCTTTACGACGAACACTGCTCTTCGTTCTTACTACTACCGCTTTAACAACATCACCTTTTTTAACAACGCCTCCTGGTGTTGCTTGTTTCACTGTAACAACGATTACATCACCAATACCTGCAGTCTTTCTTCCAGAACCACCAAGTACTTTAATTGTTAACACTTCACGAGCACCAGAGTTGTCGGCAACCTTTAAACGACTCTCTTGTTGAATCATACTATGAAACCTCCCTTCGGAATAAACATGATCCGAACATTAATTAGATAATTACTGCTTTCTCAACAACCTCTACTAGGCGGAAACGCTTTGTTGCAGATAAAGGACGAGTTTCCATAACACGTACGATATCTCCTACTTTTGCTTCGTTTAACTCATCATGAGCTTTGAACTTTTTTGAGTATTTTACACGTTTACCGTATAGAGAATGCTTTTTATAAGTTTCAACTAGAACTGTTACTGTTTTGTCCATTTTGTCAGAAACAACACGTCCAGTGTAAACCTTACGTTGATTGCGCTCAGTCATTCAGCAAACCTCCTCTCAGGGTTAATTATTTAACGCTTAGCTCTCTTTCACGTACTACAGTTTTCATACGAGCGATTGATTTGCGTACTTCGCGAATGCGAGCTGTGTTTTCTAATTGACCAGTAGCTAATTGGAATCGAAGATTAAACAATTCCTCTTTAAGTGATTTCACTTTTTGTTCAATTTCGGCAGTGGTTAGATCACGGATTTCATTAGCCTTCATTAGATTCACCACCAATTTCTTCACGTTTTACGAACTTTGTCTTAACTGGCAGCTTATGTGCAGCAAGTCTTAACGCTTCACGAGCAACTTCTTCAGAAACACCTGCAATTTCAAACATAATCTTGCCTGGCTTTACTACCGCTACCCATCCTTCTGGAGCCCCTTTACCGGATCCCATACGTACTTCTAACGGCTTCGCTGTATAAGGCTTAGAAGGGAAGATTTTAATCCAAACCTTACCACCACGCTTCATATAACGAGTCATCGCGATACGCGCTGCTTCGATTTGACGGTTTGTAATCCAAGATGCTTCTAGTGCTTGTAATCCATATTCACCAAAGTGTACTTCCGTACCACCTTTTGCACGTCCGCGCATTTTTCCACGGTGTTCTCTACGGTATTTAACACGTTTAGGTAATAACATAATTATTTTCCTCCTTCCGCTTCTTTCTTTCTAGTAGGAAGGACTTCACCACGATAGATCCATACTTTCACGCCAAGCTTACCATATGTTGTGTCAGCTTCTGCTGTTGCATAGTCGATATCAGCGCGAAGTGTATGAAGTGGAACAGTTCCTTCACTGTAAGACTCAGAACGAGCGATGTCAGCACCACCAAGACGACCAGATACCATTGTTTTAATACCTTTAGATCCTGCTCTCATAGCACGTTGAATCGCTTGCTTTTGGGCACGACGGAATGATACACGGTTTTCTAGTTGGCGAGCAATGTTTTCTGCAACTAATTGTGCATCAAGGTCCGCTCTCTTAATTTCCATAATGTTGATATGAACTCTTTTGTTTGTTAATTGGTTAAGTGCTTTACGAAGTGCTTCTACTTCAGAACCACCTTTACCAATTACCATACCTGGCTTAGCTGTGTGAACTGTAATGTTTACACGGTTTGCCGCACGTTCAATTTCAATCTTTGATACTGATGCATCTGTTAAACGTTTTGTAACGTATTCACGGATTTTAATATCTTCATGTAATAGATCTGCATAGTCTTTACCAGCGTACCATTTTGATTCCCAATCACGAATGATACCAACTCGTAGACCGACCGGATTAACCTTTTGACCCACAGCTTATCCCTCCTTCTTTTCTGATAGTACGATTGTAATGTGACTCGTACGTTTGTTAATTGCACTTGCACGACCCATCGCACGTGGACGGAAACGCTTCAATGTAGGACCTTCGTCTACAAAAGCTTGCGCAATTACTAAGTTATTTAGTTCCATTTCATAATTATGTTCAGCATTCGCCATTGCCGAGTTTAATACCTTCTCAACAACTGGAGATGCAGCTTTTGGTGTATGGCGTAGAATTGCAATTGCTTCGCCTACTTGCTTTCCTCGAATTAGATCTACTACTAAGCGTACTTTACGAGGAGCAATACGAACTG contains these protein-coding regions:
- the rplE gene encoding 50S ribosomal protein L5, giving the protein MNRLKDKFNKEITPALMSKFNYNSVMQVPKLEKIVINMGVGDAVANAKALDTAVEELTTITGQKPVVTKAKKSIAGFRLREGMPIGTKVTLRGEKMYQFLDKLVSVSLPRVRDFRGVSKKSFDGRGNYTLGVKEQLIFPEIDYDKVSKVRGMDIVIVTTANTDEEARELLTQFGMPFQK
- the rplX gene encoding 50S ribosomal protein L24 translates to MHVKKGDKVQVISGKDKGKQGVILESFPKMNRVLVEGVNVVKKHSKPSQANPQGGIISREAAIHVSNVMPLDPKSGEPTRVGYQLVDGKKVRVAKKSGQSLDK
- the rplN gene encoding 50S ribosomal protein L14 — translated: MIQQESRLKVADNSGAREVLTIKVLGGSGRKTAGIGDVIVVTVKQATPGGVVKKGDVVKAVVVRTKSSVRRKDGSYIRFDENACVIIRDDKSPRGTRIFGPVARELRDNNFMKIVSLAPEVL
- the rpsQ gene encoding 30S ribosomal protein S17; translation: MTERNQRKVYTGRVVSDKMDKTVTVLVETYKKHSLYGKRVKYSKKFKAHDELNEAKVGDIVRVMETRPLSATKRFRLVEVVEKAVII
- the rpmC gene encoding 50S ribosomal protein L29, which produces MKANEIRDLTTAEIEQKVKSLKEELFNLRFQLATGQLENTARIREVRKSIARMKTVVRERELSVK
- the rplP gene encoding 50S ribosomal protein L16, producing MLLPKRVKYRREHRGKMRGRAKGGTEVHFGEYGLQALEASWITNRQIEAARIAMTRYMKRGGKVWIKIFPSKPYTAKPLEVRMGSGKGAPEGWVAVVKPGKIMFEIAGVSEEVAREALRLAAHKLPVKTKFVKREEIGGESNEG
- the rpsC gene encoding 30S ribosomal protein S3; translated protein: MGQKVNPVGLRVGIIRDWESKWYAGKDYADLLHEDIKIREYVTKRLTDASVSKIEIERAANRVNITVHTAKPGMVIGKGGSEVEALRKALNQLTNKRVHINIMEIKRADLDAQLVAENIARQLENRVSFRRAQKQAIQRAMRAGSKGIKTMVSGRLGGADIARSESYSEGTVPLHTLRADIDYATAEADTTYGKLGVKVWIYRGEVLPTRKKEAEGGK
- the rplV gene encoding 50S ribosomal protein L22, with translation MQAKAVARTVRIAPRKVRLVVDLIRGKQVGEAIAILRHTPKAASPVVEKVLNSAMANAEHNYEMELNNLVIAQAFVDEGPTLKRFRPRAMGRASAINKRTSHITIVLSEKKEG